From a region of the Bradyrhizobium diazoefficiens genome:
- the metH gene encoding methionine synthase yields the protein MTVSISPKRTALLSAARERILVLDGAMGTMIQNLQFDEAAFRGERFRNFHRDLRGNNDLLILTQPQAIEDIHAAYLRAGADIVATNTFSTTSIAQADYDLTDIVYEMAREGARLAGNAARRVEAEDGKPRFVAGAIGPTNRTASISPDVSNPGYRAVTFDDLRKSYGEQIRGMLDGGVDLLLVETIFDTLNAKAALYAIAEITEERGIDMPVMVSGTITDKSGRLLSGQMPEAFWNSVRHAKPITIGFNCALGAEDLRAHIADIGRVADTLVCAYPNAGLPNEFGQYDETPDYMARLVGEFARDGLVNIVGGCCGTTPEHIAAIAASVAPHKPRVVPEIAPRLRLSGLEPFALTDAIPFVNVGERTNVTGSARFRKLITAGDYSAALQVARDQVENGAQIIDVNMDEGLLDSEAAMVTFLNLVAAEPDIARVPAMVDSSKFSVIEAGLKCVQGKPVVNSISMKEGEDKFIHEAKIARRHGAAVVVMAFDEAGQADTFARKTEICKRAYDILVNRVGFPPEDIIFDPNIFAIATGIEEHNNYGVDFIEATRWIRQNLPGAHISGGVSNLSFSFRGNEPVREAMHSVFLYHAIKAGMDMGIVNAGQMIVYDDIDPELRQTCEDVVLNRDPGASERLLALAEKFRGNKTQTKEADLAWREWPVEKRLSHSLVHGITEFIEQDTEEARKASARPLDVIEGPLMAGMNVVGDLFGDGKMFLPQVVKSARVMKQAVAWLMPFMEEEKARNLANGIGTEGTSSAGKIVLATVKGDVHDIGKNIVGIVLQCNNFEVIDLGVMVPAAKIVETVKAEKADIVGLSGLITPSLDEMAFFAGELQREGLKLPLLIGGATTSRVHTAVKIDPSYRAGPVVHVNDASRAVGVASSLLSPEKREAYAAEVRAEYAKISEAHLRAQADKKRLKLSDARANRVPVDFAKNWPVKPTFLGTRSFDDYDLAELVDCIDWTPFFQTWELAGRFPAILDDAKVGEVARSLYDDARKMLDTIVKEKWFRARATIGFWPANAQGDDIVLYADESRTKEIATLHTLRQQLEKREGRFNAALADFVAPVGTGVADYVGGFVVTAGIGEDAVADRFRSANDDYSSILCKALADRLAEAFAERMHARVRREFWAYAPNETLTNEELVLEKYQGIRPAPGYPAQPDHTEKATLFELLDAEATCGVKLTESFAMWPGSSVSGLYFASPESYYFGVGKIERDQVEDYAARKAMSVAETERWLAPVLNYIPAREGSDNTFAATPANDETSRELASHPPDCTCAVHLVWQKKRAGAG from the coding sequence ATGACCGTATCGATCTCGCCCAAGCGAACTGCCCTGCTCAGCGCCGCGCGCGAGCGCATCCTGGTGCTCGACGGCGCCATGGGCACGATGATCCAGAATCTCCAGTTCGACGAGGCCGCCTTCCGCGGCGAGCGCTTCAGGAATTTCCATCGCGACCTGCGCGGCAACAACGACCTGCTGATCCTGACCCAGCCGCAGGCGATCGAGGACATCCACGCCGCCTATTTGCGCGCCGGCGCCGACATCGTCGCGACCAATACCTTCTCGACGACCTCGATCGCACAGGCCGATTACGACCTCACCGACATCGTCTACGAGATGGCGCGCGAAGGCGCCCGCCTCGCCGGCAATGCCGCACGGCGCGTCGAGGCCGAGGACGGCAAGCCGCGCTTCGTCGCGGGTGCCATCGGCCCGACCAACCGCACCGCCTCGATCTCGCCCGATGTCTCCAATCCCGGCTACCGCGCCGTCACCTTCGACGACCTACGCAAATCCTATGGCGAACAGATCCGTGGCATGCTCGACGGCGGCGTCGATCTGCTGCTGGTCGAGACCATCTTCGACACGCTGAACGCCAAGGCGGCACTCTATGCGATCGCCGAGATCACCGAAGAGCGCGGCATCGACATGCCCGTGATGGTGTCGGGCACCATCACCGACAAGTCCGGCCGCCTGCTCTCGGGCCAGATGCCGGAGGCGTTCTGGAACTCGGTACGGCACGCCAAGCCGATCACCATCGGCTTCAACTGTGCGCTCGGCGCCGAGGACCTGCGCGCGCATATTGCCGACATCGGCCGCGTCGCCGATACGCTCGTCTGTGCTTACCCGAACGCCGGCCTGCCCAACGAATTCGGCCAGTATGACGAAACGCCCGACTACATGGCGCGCCTGGTCGGCGAGTTCGCGCGCGACGGCCTCGTCAACATCGTCGGCGGCTGCTGCGGCACCACGCCGGAGCATATTGCGGCGATCGCAGCTAGCGTCGCTCCGCACAAGCCGCGCGTCGTGCCGGAGATCGCGCCGCGCTTGCGGCTCTCCGGCCTCGAGCCGTTCGCGCTGACGGATGCGATCCCCTTCGTCAATGTCGGCGAGCGCACCAACGTCACGGGCTCGGCGCGCTTCCGCAAGCTGATCACCGCCGGCGACTACAGCGCCGCACTCCAGGTCGCGCGCGACCAGGTCGAGAACGGGGCACAGATCATCGACGTCAACATGGACGAGGGCCTGCTCGACTCTGAAGCCGCGATGGTGACCTTCCTCAATCTCGTCGCCGCCGAGCCCGACATCGCCCGCGTCCCCGCGATGGTCGACTCCTCGAAATTCTCGGTCATCGAAGCCGGCCTGAAATGCGTGCAGGGCAAGCCGGTCGTCAACTCGATCTCGATGAAGGAAGGCGAGGACAAGTTCATTCACGAGGCCAAGATCGCGCGCCGCCATGGCGCGGCTGTCGTGGTGATGGCGTTCGACGAGGCCGGCCAGGCCGACACGTTCGCGCGCAAGACCGAGATCTGCAAGCGCGCCTACGACATCCTGGTCAACCGCGTCGGCTTCCCGCCGGAGGACATCATCTTCGATCCCAACATCTTCGCAATCGCGACCGGCATCGAGGAGCACAACAATTACGGCGTCGACTTCATCGAAGCGACGCGGTGGATCCGGCAGAACCTGCCGGGCGCCCACATCTCGGGCGGCGTCTCCAACCTCTCCTTCTCGTTCCGCGGCAACGAGCCGGTGCGCGAGGCGATGCACTCGGTGTTCCTGTATCACGCCATCAAGGCGGGCATGGACATGGGCATCGTCAATGCCGGGCAGATGATCGTTTATGACGATATCGATCCGGAGTTGCGCCAGACCTGCGAGGACGTCGTCCTCAACCGCGATCCGGGCGCGTCCGAACGGCTGCTGGCGCTCGCCGAGAAATTCCGCGGCAACAAAACCCAGACCAAGGAGGCCGATCTCGCCTGGCGCGAATGGCCGGTCGAGAAGCGGCTGTCGCATTCCCTGGTGCACGGCATCACCGAATTCATCGAGCAGGACACCGAGGAAGCCCGCAAGGCCTCGGCGCGTCCGCTCGACGTGATCGAGGGCCCGCTGATGGCCGGCATGAACGTGGTCGGCGACCTCTTCGGCGACGGCAAGATGTTCCTGCCGCAGGTGGTGAAGTCCGCCCGCGTGATGAAGCAGGCGGTCGCCTGGCTGATGCCGTTCATGGAGGAAGAGAAGGCCCGCAACCTTGCCAATGGCATCGGCACCGAAGGCACCTCGTCCGCCGGCAAGATCGTGCTCGCGACCGTCAAGGGCGACGTCCACGACATCGGCAAGAACATCGTCGGCATCGTGCTCCAGTGCAACAATTTCGAGGTCATCGATCTCGGCGTGATGGTGCCCGCCGCCAAGATCGTCGAGACCGTGAAGGCGGAGAAGGCCGACATCGTCGGCCTGTCAGGCCTGATCACGCCCTCGCTCGACGAGATGGCATTCTTCGCCGGCGAATTGCAGCGCGAGGGCCTGAAGCTGCCGCTGCTGATCGGCGGCGCCACCACGAGCCGCGTGCATACCGCGGTGAAGATCGACCCGAGCTATCGCGCCGGTCCCGTCGTGCATGTCAACGACGCCAGCCGCGCAGTCGGCGTCGCATCCTCGCTGCTCTCGCCCGAGAAGCGCGAAGCCTATGCCGCCGAGGTGCGCGCCGAATACGCAAAAATCTCGGAGGCGCATCTGCGCGCCCAGGCCGACAAGAAGCGTCTCAAGCTCAGCGATGCCCGCGCCAACCGCGTGCCGGTCGATTTTGCCAAGAACTGGCCGGTGAAGCCGACCTTTCTCGGCACCCGCAGCTTCGACGACTACGATCTCGCCGAGCTCGTCGACTGCATCGACTGGACGCCGTTCTTCCAGACGTGGGAGCTGGCGGGACGCTTCCCCGCCATCCTCGACGACGCCAAGGTCGGCGAGGTCGCGCGCTCGCTCTATGACGACGCGCGCAAGATGCTCGACACCATCGTCAAGGAGAAATGGTTCCGGGCGCGCGCGACGATCGGCTTCTGGCCGGCCAATGCGCAAGGCGACGACATTGTGCTCTATGCCGACGAGAGCCGGACGAAAGAGATCGCCACGCTGCACACGCTGCGCCAGCAGCTCGAAAAGCGCGAAGGCCGCTTCAACGCCGCACTCGCCGACTTCGTCGCGCCGGTCGGCACGGGCGTAGCCGACTATGTCGGCGGCTTCGTCGTCACCGCCGGCATCGGCGAGGATGCGGTCGCCGATCGCTTCAGAAGCGCCAACGACGACTACTCCTCGATCCTGTGCAAGGCGCTGGCCGACCGTCTTGCGGAAGCCTTTGCCGAGCGCATGCATGCGCGCGTGCGCCGCGAGTTCTGGGCCTACGCGCCGAACGAGACGCTCACGAACGAAGAGCTGGTCCTGGAAAAATATCAGGGCATCCGCCCCGCGCCCGGCTATCCCGCCCAGCCCGATCACACCGAGAAGGCGACGCTGTTCGAGCTGCTCGATGCGGAAGCCACCTGCGGCGTGAAGCTGACCGAGAGTTTTGCGATGTGGCCGGGCAGTAGCGTGTCCGGACTCTATTTCGCCAGCCCCGAGAGCTATTATTTCGGCGTCGGCAAGATCGAGCGCGACCAGGTCGAGGACTACGCCGCGCGCAAGGCCATGAGTGTCGCGGAAACCGAGCGCTGGCTCGCGCCGGTGCTGAACTACATCCCGGCGCGAGAGGGTAGCGACAACACCTTTGCGGCAACACCCGCGAACGACGAGACCTCAAGGGAGCTCGCCTCGCATCCACCCGACTGCACCTGCGCCGTGCACCTGGTCTGGCAGAAGAAGCGCGCAGGGGCTGGTTAG